In Chitinophaga nivalis, a single genomic region encodes these proteins:
- a CDS encoding formylglycine-generating enzyme family protein — protein sequence MWKKLISNPVILTGLFGCILATGGCAGQPAPQANQSIVAGDTAALQQMVLIPGGTFRMGADDSTGMPDELPGHTVQVDSFWMDTHEVTNREFAAFVAATGYITTAEKPISKEELMQSLPPGSPEPDSSMLAPGALVFSPPDHAVPFDDVSQWWRFVAGASWQHPEGPHSNIDSLANHPVTQVSWMDAQAFAQWAGKRLPTEAEWEYAARGGLREQVYPWGNEALTAGKAKANTWNGNFPYRNTTTDGFYGTAPVGSYSPNGYQLYDMSGNVWEWCADWYDANTYLRDEKGVTNPAGPGKGFDPDDPGQPKRVIRGGSFMCSDEYCRGYRVSARMKTTPESGLANLGFRCVRSVAQRRQ from the coding sequence ATGTGGAAAAAACTGATCAGCAACCCGGTGATCCTCACCGGCCTGTTTGGCTGTATCCTGGCCACCGGCGGGTGTGCCGGCCAGCCGGCCCCTCAGGCAAATCAATCGATCGTAGCAGGTGATACCGCTGCCTTGCAGCAAATGGTACTCATTCCCGGCGGCACCTTCCGGATGGGTGCAGACGACTCCACCGGCATGCCGGATGAATTACCCGGGCATACCGTGCAGGTAGACAGCTTCTGGATGGATACACATGAAGTTACCAACCGGGAGTTTGCTGCTTTCGTAGCCGCTACCGGTTATATCACTACCGCCGAAAAGCCTATCAGCAAAGAAGAACTGATGCAAAGCCTGCCTCCCGGCTCACCGGAACCAGATAGCAGTATGCTGGCGCCGGGGGCGCTCGTATTTTCGCCACCTGACCATGCCGTTCCTTTCGATGACGTATCGCAATGGTGGCGTTTCGTAGCCGGCGCCAGCTGGCAACATCCGGAAGGCCCACATAGTAATATCGACAGCCTCGCCAATCACCCGGTTACCCAGGTATCCTGGATGGATGCACAGGCATTTGCCCAATGGGCCGGGAAACGCCTGCCTACAGAAGCAGAATGGGAGTATGCCGCACGTGGCGGTTTACGGGAACAGGTATATCCCTGGGGGAATGAAGCACTGACTGCCGGCAAAGCCAAAGCCAACACCTGGAACGGGAACTTTCCCTATCGGAATACCACCACAGATGGTTTTTATGGTACGGCGCCTGTTGGATCGTATAGCCCTAACGGTTACCAGCTGTATGATATGTCCGGCAATGTATGGGAATGGTGTGCAGACTGGTATGATGCCAACACCTATCTGCGGGATGAAAAAGGCGTGACCAATCCGGCCGGCCCTGGCAAAGGGTTTGACCCGGATGATCCGGGGCAGCCTAAAAGAGTCATCCGGGGAGGGTCTTTTATGTGCAGTGATGAATATTGCCGGGGTTACCGGGTATCCGCGCGTATGAAAACCACACCGGAATCCGGCCTGGCTAATCTGGGCTTCCGTTGTGTGCGCTCAGTCGCGCAGCGCCGACAATAG
- a CDS encoding GH1 family beta-glucosidase: MQKMAVPFTRKDFGDDFLWGVTISAFQNEGAFSADGKGLSIWDTFSSRKGKIKDKSHAQIACDFYNRYTQDILLAKLLGFSVFRFSLSWSRIMPKGTGAVNQAGIDFYHRVIDACLELGLEPYVTLYHWDLPQALEHKGGWCHRGVVFAFEEFVRICTREYGNKVKHWIVMNEPFGFTALGYMLGVHAPGKFGLSYFLPAVHHVTLAQAEGGRVVREEVPGAVIGTSLSCSRIIPYTNSESDLLAARRADALFNRMFLEPALGMGYPAADFPLLKRIERRYALWRDWDRLAFDFDFIGVQNYFPLVVKYNAFMPVVKISEVKARYRNVPVTGLGWEINGDGLYEMLKQFAAYDQVKKLIVTEGGAAFTDTPEPGGRIHDTARINYFQEYLAAVLKAKKEGIPVDGYFAWTLTDNFEWAEGYRARFGLVYTNFDTQQRIIKDSGYWFRELLTGTAPG, translated from the coding sequence ATGCAAAAGATGGCTGTGCCCTTTACACGTAAGGATTTCGGGGATGATTTTTTATGGGGCGTTACTATTTCCGCTTTTCAAAATGAAGGTGCCTTCTCTGCAGATGGCAAAGGCCTTTCTATCTGGGATACCTTCTCTTCCCGTAAAGGAAAAATCAAAGACAAAAGTCATGCACAGATCGCCTGTGATTTTTACAACCGCTATACCCAGGATATCCTGCTGGCAAAGCTGTTAGGGTTCTCTGTATTCCGTTTCTCCCTCTCGTGGTCGCGCATCATGCCGAAAGGCACCGGTGCGGTAAACCAGGCGGGCATTGACTTCTATCACCGGGTTATCGACGCCTGTCTGGAGCTGGGACTGGAGCCTTATGTTACCCTGTACCATTGGGATCTGCCCCAGGCGCTGGAACACAAGGGGGGCTGGTGTCACCGGGGAGTGGTATTTGCCTTTGAAGAATTTGTACGGATATGCACCCGCGAATATGGCAATAAAGTGAAGCATTGGATTGTGATGAATGAGCCATTCGGTTTCACCGCACTGGGATATATGCTGGGCGTACATGCGCCGGGGAAATTCGGCTTGTCTTATTTCCTGCCGGCCGTTCATCATGTGACATTAGCACAGGCAGAAGGAGGGCGGGTTGTGCGGGAAGAAGTACCTGGCGCTGTGATCGGAACCTCTTTATCCTGTTCCCGCATCATCCCTTATACCAACAGTGAATCCGATCTGCTGGCTGCCCGGAGAGCCGATGCGCTCTTCAACCGCATGTTCCTGGAACCTGCGCTGGGCATGGGATATCCGGCGGCAGACTTCCCGCTGCTGAAACGGATCGAACGCCGGTATGCACTGTGGCGCGATTGGGACCGGCTGGCCTTCGACTTCGATTTTATCGGCGTACAAAATTATTTCCCCCTGGTGGTGAAGTATAATGCCTTTATGCCGGTGGTAAAAATATCGGAAGTGAAAGCCCGCTACCGGAACGTGCCGGTAACCGGTCTGGGATGGGAAATCAATGGAGATGGGTTGTATGAAATGCTGAAACAGTTTGCCGCTTACGACCAGGTGAAAAAGCTGATTGTCACCGAAGGTGGCGCTGCTTTTACCGACACCCCTGAACCTGGTGGCCGTATTCACGATACTGCCCGCATCAACTATTTCCAGGAATACCTGGCAGCTGTATTGAAAGCAAAGAAAGAAGGTATTCCGGTAGATGGATATTTCGCGTGGACCCTCACAGATAATTTCGAATGGGCCGAAGGGTATCGCGCCCGTTTCGGTCTGGTATATACGAATTTCGATACCCAGCAGCGTATCATCAAAGATTCCGGCTATTGGTTCCGGGAGCTGCTGACCGGCACAGCACCTGGCTGA
- a CDS encoding outer membrane protein transport protein, with product MRIKIFTGFILLLLCHTTIKAQHGLNSLYSAYGIGDLEEKDYSRNFGLGSAGIGRSHTGYLNELNPASYGNLPTQNFFFEISPRVQQVTYTGNNVSQNAWDLTFKKLAVGFKATKFWGISAGITPFTTINYKLVNTHFVTGTGVPVTATTTGTGGINRPYISNAIRINKNFSVGVSTAFLFGPMNTLQAIGTDSFLTEHKRYTFKPNFTAGVQYIGKIKDSWELGLGATYRFESRLQIREKINITDKDETSLYKEQLESTYFTLPAQYGAGISLSNGTFTWVADYRRQAWNGLNKKTNSYVYRDGERYAMGVEYALKKHYLYQTFEGTVFQAGFSYNKTPLVIKDQQIKDISGTLGISFPNSTGQLRYYMGIEAGQRGTSKNGLIKENYFNVLFNFTLRDIWFFKRLAQ from the coding sequence ATGCGAATAAAAATATTTACCGGCTTTATCCTGCTGCTGCTTTGCCACACTACCATTAAAGCACAGCACGGGCTTAATTCCCTTTATTCTGCCTACGGTATAGGCGACCTGGAAGAAAAGGATTACAGCCGCAATTTTGGCCTTGGAAGTGCTGGTATCGGTCGTAGTCACACCGGTTATCTGAATGAGCTGAATCCCGCTTCCTACGGCAACCTGCCTACGCAGAATTTTTTCTTTGAAATTTCTCCCCGGGTACAACAGGTGACTTATACCGGCAATAATGTATCGCAAAATGCATGGGATCTTACCTTCAAGAAACTGGCTGTAGGCTTCAAAGCCACTAAGTTCTGGGGAATCAGCGCCGGCATTACACCTTTCACTACCATCAACTACAAACTGGTGAATACCCATTTCGTCACCGGCACCGGCGTTCCCGTTACGGCTACCACCACCGGTACCGGCGGTATTAACCGGCCCTATATTTCCAATGCCATCCGGATCAACAAAAACTTTTCCGTCGGCGTATCCACGGCCTTTCTCTTTGGCCCTATGAATACCCTGCAGGCCATTGGCACCGACTCTTTCCTCACTGAACATAAAAGGTATACCTTCAAACCCAACTTCACAGCAGGTGTACAGTACATCGGAAAAATAAAGGACTCCTGGGAGCTGGGACTGGGCGCCACCTATCGTTTTGAATCGCGGCTACAGATACGGGAGAAAATAAACATCACCGACAAAGATGAAACCTCTTTGTATAAAGAGCAACTGGAATCTACCTACTTCACCCTGCCGGCACAATACGGCGCAGGTATTTCACTGTCCAACGGTACTTTCACCTGGGTGGCTGATTACCGCCGCCAGGCCTGGAACGGGCTGAATAAAAAAACCAACAGCTATGTATACCGCGATGGAGAACGATATGCGATGGGGGTGGAATATGCGCTCAAAAAACATTATCTCTACCAAACCTTTGAGGGTACTGTATTTCAGGCTGGATTCAGTTATAATAAAACGCCGCTGGTGATCAAAGACCAGCAGATCAAAGACATCTCCGGTACGCTGGGGATATCGTTCCCCAACAGCACCGGACAGCTCCGGTATTACATGGGAATAGAAGCAGGCCAACGCGGTACCAGTAAAAACGGACTGATAAAAGAAAACTACTTCAACGTGCTGTTTAATTTTACCTTAAGGGATATCTGGTTCTTTAAGCGGCTGGCACAATAG
- a CDS encoding DsbA family protein: MATLTPPVNVYDHILGPAGAVVELVEYGDFQCPYCGEAFSIVKSLQDALQDTLRFVFRNFPLREAHEYALDAALAAEAAGRQQRYWEMHDAIYQHQQELDELLLARLAKDLKLDMDQFAEDLEDPRLVSKIEADFESGIRSGVNGTPTFFINGKRYDGDYRELLSALRD, from the coding sequence ATGGCTACACTCACACCTCCTGTTAATGTATACGATCATATACTGGGACCTGCCGGCGCAGTGGTGGAACTGGTGGAATACGGCGATTTCCAGTGTCCTTATTGCGGCGAAGCTTTTTCGATTGTAAAATCATTGCAGGATGCCCTGCAGGATACACTGCGCTTTGTATTCCGGAATTTCCCGCTCCGCGAAGCCCATGAATACGCCCTGGATGCTGCGCTGGCAGCAGAAGCAGCCGGGCGGCAGCAACGCTACTGGGAAATGCATGACGCTATCTACCAACACCAGCAGGAATTGGATGAACTGCTGCTGGCCAGACTGGCCAAAGATTTAAAACTGGATATGGACCAATTTGCCGAAGACCTGGAAGATCCCCGGCTGGTAAGTAAAATAGAAGCTGATTTTGAAAGCGGCATCCGCAGCGGTGTAAACGGTACGCCCACCTTTTTTATCAACGGCAAACGTTACGACGGCGATTACCGTGAACTATTGTCGGCGCTGCGCGACTGA